A window of the Vigna angularis cultivar LongXiaoDou No.4 chromosome 3, ASM1680809v1, whole genome shotgun sequence genome harbors these coding sequences:
- the LOC108325557 gene encoding piriformospora indica-insensitive protein 2 → MAVLSILLSLLLTTTLFSLSHQQLPLDSSEQESLYQILHSLNPTIPWRTLFPDDLCLSAPHGVVCDYPTQLNQTPHIVQLSFGYVSDETPNPPCSSNATLHFHLFNSFPYLRKLFFYNCFNHAPLSLSPSFSFPSSLQELVFINNPSLISPLASLLQNLTSLRRVILIGNAFHGQLPSQIAAFLNLEELTLSRNNLSGEIPSSLGLLKQLKVLDLSGNKFEACLPDSLGNLSRLLKLDLSFNAFGCRIPESLRGLQSLEFLDLSFNRFDSFGVPLFLGEVPKLKEVYLNGNPLSGAIPEIWENMGGVERLGLSEMGLVGSIPVSMGVYLKNLSYLGLDNNKLDGPVPFGLLEYGGEINLENNNLSGRVRLSTRVGQKLKLKVGGNRGLCLENIMGCESGGDGLGQLKPCKKTDVPDAVVFSGASFLLCFDSLSLLVGLATLAAGVLVFTGF, encoded by the coding sequence ATGGCTGTCTTGTCCATACtcctttctcttctcttaacaaccactctcttctctctctctcaccaGCAACTTCCTTTGGACTCCTCCGAACAAGAATCACTCTACCAGATTCTTCACTCCCTCAACCCCACCATTCCCTGGCGCACCCTCTTCCCCGACGACCTCTGCCTCTCCGCCCCGCACGGCGTCGTTTGCGACTACCCTACGCAACTCAACCAAACGCCCCACATCGTCCAACTCAGCTTCGGCTACGTTTCCGACGAAACCCCCAACCCTCCTTGCTCCTCCAATGCCACCCTCCACTTTCATCTCTTCAACTCCTTCCCCTACCTCCGCAAACTCTTCTTCTACAACTGCTTCAACCACGcccctctttctctctctccttcctTCTCTTTCCCTTCCTCCCTCCAGGAACTTGTTTTCATCAACAACCCTTCTCTCATTTCACCTCTGGCTTCTCTGCTTCAAAACCTCACCTCTCTCCGCAGAGTTATTCTCATCGGAAACGCTTTTCACGGCCAGCTCCCGTCTCAGATTGCTGCCTTCCTCAACTTGGAAGAGCTTACTCTATCCAGAAACAACCTTAGCGGTGAAATTCCTTCCAGTTTGGGGCTCCTCAAACAGCTCAAAGTTCTCGATCTCAGTGGAAACAAGTTTGAAGCTTGTTTACCCGACTCGCTTGGGAATCTCTCTCGGCTTTTGAAGCTTGATTTGAGCTTCAACGCTTTTGGTTGCAGAATCCCGGAGAGTTTAAGAGGGTTGCAGAGTTTGGAGTTTTTGGATTTAAGCTTCAACCGTTTCGACAGTTTCGGCGTGCCTTTGTTCCTGGGGGAGGTCCCAAAGTTGAAGGAAGTGTATCTGAATGGGAATCCTCTCTCCGGGGCGATTCCGGAAATATGGGAAAATATGGGGGGTGTTGAAAGATTGGGGCTTTCGGAGATGGGTCTGGTGGGTAGCATCCCTGTTTCAATGGgtgtatatttgaaaaatttgtCTTATCTCGGGCTTGATAACAATAAGCTTGACGGGCCTGTGCCTTTTGGGCTTTTGGAGTATGGTGGTGAGATAAACTTGGAGAACAACAATTTGAGTGGGAGAGTGAGATTGTCAACAAGAGTAGGACAAAAGCTGAAGCTGAAGGTTGGAGGGAACAGAGGGCTATGTTTGGAGAATATAATGGGGTGTGAAAGTGGTGGTGATGGATTGGGTCAACTCAAACCCTGCAAGAAAACTGATGTCCCTGATGCTGTCGTTTTCAGTGGGGCTTCTTTTCTGCTGTGCTTTGATTCCCTTTCCTTGTTGGTTGGTCTTGCTACTTTAGCTGCTGGGGTGCTTGTCTTCACGGGATTTTGA
- the LOC108326572 gene encoding succinate--CoA ligase [ADP-forming] subunit beta, mitochondrial, which produces MVRGLLNKLVSRSLSVAGKWQHHQLRRLNIHEYQGAELMGKHGVNVPRGVAVSSVEEVRKAIKDFFPNEKELVVKSQILAGGRGLGTFKSGLQGGVHIVKTEQVEDLAGKMLGQILVTKQTGPQGKIVSKVYLCEKLSLVNEMYFAITLDRTTAGPIIIACSKGGTSIEDLAEKFPDMIIKVPVDVFEGITDEAAAKVVDGLAPKGADRNKSIEQVKNLYKLFIDCDCTLLEINPIAETADNQLVAADAKLNFDDNAAYRQKEIFALRDTTQEDPREVTAAKADLNYIGLDGEIGCMVNGAGLAMATMDIIKLHGGTPANFLDVGGNASEGQVIEAFKILTADDKVKAILVNIFGGIMKCDVIASGIVNAAKEVALKVPVIVRLEGTNVDQGKRILKESGMALITAEDLDDAAQKAVKAAYK; this is translated from the exons ATGGTGAGGGGATTGCTCAACAAGCTCGTCTCTCGCTCTCTCTCCGTCGCTGGAAAATGGCAGCACCACCAACTCCGCCGCCTCAACATCCACGAGTACCAG GGCGCTGAGTTGATGGGCAAACATGGTGTGAACGTTCCCAGGGGCGTGGCTGTTTCCTCTGTTGAAGAGGTCAGAAAGGCCATTAAGGACTTTTTTCCTAATGAAAAAGAG TTGGTGGTTAAGAGTCAAATATTAGCCGGTGGAAGAGGCTTGGGAACTTTCAAAAGCGGCCTTCAGGGAGGAGTGCACATTGTTAAGACTGAGCAGGTTGAAGACTTAGCTG gGAAGATGCTTGGACAGATACTAGTTACCAAACAAACTGGTCCTCAGGGCAAAATAGTTAGCAAG GTTTACTTATGCGAAAAGCTTTCTCTTGTAAATGAGATGTACTTTGCTATAACTCTGGATCGTACAACTGCTGGTCCA atTATAATTGCTTGTAGCAAAGGAGGAACCAGCATTGAAGACCTTGCAGAGAAATTTCCAGACATGATTATAAAG GTACCTGTCGATGTTTTTGAAGGAATTACTGATGAAGCTGCTGCAAAGGTTGTTGATGGTTTGGCTCCCAAAGGAGCTGATAGAAATAAGTCAATCGAACAAGTGAAGAATTTGTATAAACTTTTTATTGATTGTGACTGCACTCTCTTGGAA ATCAATCCCATAGCAGAGACAGCGGATAATCAATTGGTGGCTGCTGATGCTAAGTTGAATTTTGACGATAATGCTGCATATCGTCAAAAAGAGATATTTGCTCTCCGTGATACAACACAAGAGGACCCTCGAGAG GTGACTGCTGCAAAGGCAGACTTAAATTATATTGGGTTAGATGGAGAAATTGGCTGCATGGTGAATGGAGCCGGTTTGGCAATGGCCACAATGGATATAATTAAACTGCATGGGGGTACTCCTGCCAATTTTCTGGATGTTGGTGGGAATGCCTCTGAAGGTCAG GTGATTGAGGCATTTAAAATATTGACTGCTGATGACAAAGTGAAGGCGATTTTGGTTAATATTTTTGGTGGTATAATGAAGTGTGATGTTATAGCAAGTGGAATAGTGAATGCTGCAAAAGAG GTTGCATTGAAAGTACCAGTAATTGTTCGTCTGGAAGGCACCAATGTTGATCAaggaaaaagaattttgaag GAAAGTGGTATGGCATTAATAACTGCTGAAGATTTAGATGATGCTGCCCAAAAAGCAGTGAAAGCTGCTTACAAATGA
- the LOC108324640 gene encoding CRIB domain-containing protein RIC7, giving the protein MSGGKVKGILKGFRYFTQIFESEKEQEIQIGLPTDVKHVAHIGWDGPSVNSPSWMNEFKTSPTVDLHNKGLENGVKRVAEESTRKNLRGSSDLPKPSKRQSTGVTDSPTREKTSKPRTRKTSHHKNKDEVAHSPRIPEYPDPFQLPPQPVPSPDNNIPKKSRRHKTKEHSGGVPSKLRTKAHSPSDPGSPAQPQPKSRNTHTTFDETEHDLLL; this is encoded by the exons ATGTCCGGCGGCAAGGTGAAGGGCATTCTTAAAGGCTTTAGATACTTTACTCAAATATTTG agagtgaaaaagaacaagaaattCAGATCGGACTTCCCACAGATGTAAAGCACGTGGCTCATATAGGGTGGGATGGACCCTCCGTAAATTCTCCCAGCTGG ATGAACGAGTTTAAAACTTCTCCTACTGTAGATCTCCACAATAAAGGTCTAGAAAATGGAGTCAAACGAGTTGCCGAAG AATCAACGAGAAAAAATCTTCGAGGGTCATCAGATTTACCCAAGCCATCTAAAAGACAGTCAACGGGTGTTACGGATTCTCCGACAAGGGAAAAGACAAGCAAACCGCGAACGAGGAAAACGTCGCACCACAAGAACAAAGATGAGGTCGCCCACTCACCCCGAATACCCGAATACCCGGATCCATTTCAACTACCTCCTCAACCCGTACCCTCACCCGATAATAATATTCCTAAAAAGTCTCGTCGCCATAAGACAAAGGAGCATTCTGGTGGCGTCCCATCCAAATTGAGAACCAAAGCCCATTCTCCTTCGGATCCTGGATCCCCGGCCCAACCCCAACCCAAGTCTAGGAACACCCACACCACCTTTGATGAAACTGAACACGATCTTTTGCTCTAA